Proteins co-encoded in one Rubrobacter naiadicus genomic window:
- a CDS encoding peroxiredoxin, whose protein sequence is MLQEGEQFPKLSFLTEDEKRISTEDLKGKTTVLYFYPKDATPGCTKEACAFRDRMQDYERAGVRVYGVSLDPPESHRRFREKNGLNFPLLTDEDGKAARSLGILSERGTAKRVTFVLDPEGRVSKVYPEVSPETHADEILQSL, encoded by the coding sequence ATGCTGCAGGAAGGCGAGCAGTTCCCCAAGCTGAGCTTCCTCACCGAGGACGAGAAGAGGATCTCGACCGAAGACCTCAAGGGCAAGACCACGGTCCTCTACTTCTACCCGAAGGACGCGACCCCCGGATGCACGAAGGAGGCCTGCGCCTTCAGGGACCGCATGCAGGACTACGAGCGCGCCGGAGTCCGGGTCTACGGTGTCTCGCTCGACCCGCCCGAGTCCCACCGCCGCTTCCGCGAGAAGAACGGCCTGAACTTCCCCCTCCTCACCGACGAGGACGGCAAGGCCGCCCGCTCCCTCGGCATCCTCTCCGAGAGAGGCACGGCGAAGCGGGTCACCTTCGTGCTCGACCCCGAGGGCCGGGTGTCGAAGGTCTACCCGGAGGTCTCGCCCGAGACGCACGCCGACGAGATCCTGCAGAGCCTCTAG